A region of Telopea speciosissima isolate NSW1024214 ecotype Mountain lineage unplaced genomic scaffold, Tspe_v1 Tspe_v1.0462, whole genome shotgun sequence DNA encodes the following proteins:
- the LOC122648100 gene encoding uncharacterized protein LOC122648100 codes for MLSFLFKIVPIGRTLIRDSTTQLGFLQNPASLKYISSKASRNQNPFVVSYLIRSCGLSPAAAISASKKVGFESSDGPDSVLTLFRNHGFTEAQISRLIRKYPLLLVASPTNTLLPKLEFFHSLGVSSPNIAKILFKDSKFLFRSLENKIIPAFNFWKSLVGTLENVVIGLKREARFINCDIQTVARNIAILRENGVTESIILRLLTYYPTSLTPKNNLFKEMVEEIKQMDFDLSKYTFMRALSVFTSMKKSTWKQKLEAYRRWGFSENEILLAFRRYPSFMTASEKKIMSHMNFFVNKMGWEREVIIMRPQLLALSLEKRILPRCSVLQVLILKGLVKEDLKMGHLLIKSEKHFLENFVKIYEKEVPHLLDLYKGNTSLLGLGDGIEEVG; via the coding sequence ATGTTAAGTTTCCTCTTCAAAATAGTCCCAATAGGGAGAACCTTAATAAGAGATTCAACTACCCAACTGGGTTTTCTGCAAAACCCTGCATCTCTCAAATACATTTCCTCAAAAGCCTCAAGAAATCAGAACCCTTTCGTGGTCTCTTACCTCATCCGCTCATGTGGGCTCTCACCCGCAGCTGCCATCTCTGCATCCAAGAAGGTTGGTTTTGAATCCTCTGATGGACCAGATTCCGTTCTTACCCTCTTTAGAAACCATGGATTCACCGAAGCCCAGATTTCCAGACTCATTAGAAAGTATCCATTATTGCTCGTTGCCAGTCCTACAAACACCCTTCTCCCTAAACTTGAGTTCTTCCATTCCTTGGGCGTTTCGAGCCCTAACATTGCCAAAATCCTCTTCAAAGATTCAAAGTTCTTGTTCCGTAGCTTAGAAAACAAAATTATCCCTGCTTTTAATTTCTGGAAGAGTTTAGTTGGGACTCTGGAGAATGTTGTTATTGGTCTAAAACGTGAAGCTCGTTTCATCAATTGTGATATACAGACTGTGGCTCGAAATATTGCAATCTTGAGAGAAAATGGAGTAACGGAGTCCATTATCCTGCGTTTACTAACTTACTATCCCACATCGTTGACACCTAAAAATAATCTGTTCAAAGAGATGGTTGAGGAGATTAAGCAAATGGATTTCGACCTTTCAAAATACACGTTTATGAGAGCTCTATCTGTGTTTACATCAATGAAAAAATCGACATGGAAGCAGAAATTGGAGGCTTATCGAAGGTGGGGTTTTTCTGAGAATGAGATTCTCTTGGCATTTAGGAGGTACCCTTCTTTTATGACAGCGTctgagaagaagataatgagcCATATGAATTTCTTTGTTAACAAAATGGGTTGGGAACGGGAAGTTATCATCATGCGCCCGCAACTTCTTGCGCTTAGCTTGGAGAAGAGGATTCTTCCAAGGTGTTCAGTTTTACAAGTATTGATATTGAAAGGTTTGGTGAAGGAAGATCTTAAAATGGGACATCTGTTGATAAAGAGTGAGAAGCATTTCTTGGAAAATTTTGTGAAAATATATGAGAAAGAAGTTCCTCACCTTTTGGATTTATACAAAGGAAATACTAGTCTGCTAGGACTAggagatggaattgaggaagtGGGTTGA